One genomic segment of Centropristis striata isolate RG_2023a ecotype Rhode Island chromosome 11, C.striata_1.0, whole genome shotgun sequence includes these proteins:
- the epdr1 gene encoding mammalian ependymin-related protein 1 yields MHRLIMVFVAAAGASVLGLSVSGLGGSRAAGPCLAPLQWEGRWVMYDHGTGRNSRAAVSYDGLKQRIRVLQQNKKHTPCQKFFEYIYLYQSMVMFQIDQKTKECSKVALMEAWDPFDIPDNSTFEDQYIIGGPGDNVEVQEWSDRKPARKHETWVGIYTLKDCYPVQETYTRNSSVTTSTRFFNLQLGISDPTVFTPPSTCQSARPERMAESGC; encoded by the exons ATGCACCGGCTTATAATGGTGTTTGTGGCCGCCGCCGGGGCGTCTGTACTCGGCCTGTCTGTCTCCGGGCTTGGTGGGTCCCGGGCGGCCGGGCCCTGCCTCGCCCCGCTGCAGTGGGAAGGCAGGTGGGTGATGTACGACCACGGCACCGGGAGGAACAGCCGGGCTGCGGTCTCCTACGACGGCCTGAAACAGAGGATCCGGGTCCTGCAGCAGAACAAGAAGCACACCCCGTGTCAGAA GTTTTTTGAGTACATCTACCTGTACCAGAGCATGGTGATGTTCCAGATTGACCAAAAGACCAAGGAGTGCTCAAAGGTCGCTCTGATGGAGGCCTGGGACCCCTTCGACATCCCAGACAACTCCACCTTCGAGGACCAGTACATCATCGGAGGCCCCGGGGACAATGTGGAGGTTCAGGAGTGGTCAGACAGGAAGCCGGCCCGCAAAC ATGAGACCTGGGTGGGCATTTACACCCTTAAGGACTGCTACCCGGTGCAGGAGACCTACACCAGGAACAGCAGCGTCACCACCTCCACTCGCTTCTTCAACCTCCAGCTGGGCATCAGTGATCCCACCGTCTTCACCCCACCCAGCACCTGTCAATCAGCTCGGCCTGAGAGGATGGCGGAGTCTGGCTGCTGA